One Arthrobacter sp. StoSoilB19 DNA window includes the following coding sequences:
- a CDS encoding PLP-dependent cysteine synthase family protein, producing MTIEGSTGRNDGGTDRDWADQAIRTITAENNRSADTHLYSVPLPEQWGIRLYLKDESTHRSGSLKHRLARSLFLFGLVNGWIRADTTIVEASSGSTAVSEAYFAQLLGLPFVAVMARTTSPEKIALIEKFGGSCLLVENATDVYSTAEEVAATCNGHYMDQFTFAERATDWRGNNNIAESIFGQLSLEPHPVPEWIVVGAGTGGTSATIGRYLRYHSHPTRLLVVDPENSAFYPGWLGETAGRPTGLPSRIEGIGRARMEPSFIPTVIDRMVQVPDAASVAAMRHLNSFAGLHAGPSTGTNLWGVWQTVAQMLSEGRKGSIVSLMCDGGERYAGNYWNQDWLASQGLDPAPHEAVISRFLDTGEWTGAPA from the coding sequence GTGACGATCGAGGGCAGCACCGGCAGGAACGATGGCGGAACGGACCGGGACTGGGCCGACCAGGCCATCCGCACCATCACCGCCGAAAACAACCGTTCCGCGGACACGCACCTGTACTCCGTGCCGCTGCCGGAACAGTGGGGCATCCGGCTGTACCTCAAGGACGAGTCCACGCACCGCTCCGGCAGCCTGAAGCACCGGCTGGCCAGGTCCCTGTTCCTGTTCGGGCTGGTCAACGGCTGGATCCGGGCGGACACCACCATCGTGGAGGCCTCAAGCGGCAGCACCGCGGTCTCGGAGGCCTACTTCGCCCAGTTGCTGGGTTTGCCCTTTGTCGCCGTGATGGCCCGCACCACCAGCCCGGAAAAGATCGCGCTGATCGAAAAGTTCGGCGGCTCCTGCCTGCTGGTGGAGAACGCCACGGATGTGTATTCGACAGCCGAAGAAGTAGCCGCCACCTGCAACGGGCATTACATGGACCAGTTCACGTTCGCGGAGCGGGCCACCGACTGGCGCGGGAACAACAACATCGCCGAATCGATCTTCGGGCAGCTCAGCCTGGAGCCGCATCCGGTGCCGGAGTGGATCGTGGTTGGCGCCGGTACGGGCGGAACCAGCGCCACGATCGGCCGGTATCTGCGCTACCACAGCCATCCCACACGGTTGCTGGTGGTGGACCCGGAGAACTCGGCCTTCTATCCAGGCTGGCTGGGGGAAACAGCCGGACGGCCCACCGGCCTGCCCTCGCGCATCGAAGGCATTGGCCGGGCCCGGATGGAGCCGAGCTTCATCCCTACGGTGATCGACCGGATGGTCCAGGTGCCGGATGCCGCCTCGGTGGCAGCAATGCGGCACCTGAACTCATTCGCCGGCCTGCATGCAGGTCCCTCCACCGGAACCAACCTGTGGGGAGTCTGGCAGACGGTGGCCCAGATGCTGTCCGAGGGCCGCAAGGGCAGCATCGTGTCGTTGATGTGCGACGGCGGCGAACGGTATGCGGGCAACTACTGGAACCAGGACTGGCTGGCTTCCCAGGGGCTGGATCCGGCGCCCCACGAGGCCGTGATTTCGCGCTTCCTGGACACCGGGGAGTGGACCGGCGCGCCGGCCTAA
- a CDS encoding MBL fold metallo-hydrolase, with protein sequence MKLTKYTHACIRLEKEGRILVLDPGTFSESAEALSGAQAVLVTHEHADHLDSKAVVAALEGDPGLALYAPGGVAGQLRREAAAAADRIHTVEPGQSFQAAGFDIRSFGGQHALIHPQIPVVANIGFLVDGNVYHPGDSFIIPDGIQVQTLLVPLHAPWSKSAEVVDFVIGVRAPRAFQIHDGLLNDNGLGIVEGHVKRIGAKYGTEYRHLAARESVEV encoded by the coding sequence ATGAAGCTGACCAAGTACACCCACGCCTGTATCCGGCTCGAGAAGGAAGGCCGCATCCTGGTACTGGACCCCGGCACCTTCTCCGAATCAGCCGAGGCGCTGTCAGGGGCGCAAGCAGTCCTGGTGACCCACGAACACGCAGACCATCTTGACAGCAAGGCCGTGGTGGCCGCACTCGAAGGAGATCCGGGCCTGGCGCTGTATGCCCCCGGGGGCGTGGCCGGGCAACTGCGCCGGGAAGCCGCCGCCGCGGCAGACCGCATCCATACGGTGGAACCCGGCCAATCCTTCCAGGCCGCCGGCTTCGACATCCGCAGCTTCGGCGGCCAGCACGCCCTGATCCACCCGCAGATCCCGGTGGTTGCCAACATCGGTTTCCTGGTAGACGGAAACGTGTACCACCCGGGGGACTCGTTCATCATCCCGGACGGAATCCAGGTCCAGACGCTCCTGGTCCCGCTGCACGCGCCGTGGAGCAAGTCCGCCGAGGTTGTGGACTTCGTCATCGGTGTGCGGGCGCCGCGCGCCTTCCAGATCCATGACGGCCTGCTCAACGACAACGGCCTGGGCATCGTTGAAGGCCATGTCAAGCGGATCGGCGCCAAGTACGGCACCGAATACAGGCACCTGGCCGCCCGCGAGTCCGTGGAGGTTTAG
- a CDS encoding Fur family transcriptional regulator, with protein MPIGVKADSAAPSPAGGGREQRVTKQRKAVSAALDHLDDFVSTQELYRILQNQGVSVSLATAYRILQSLADEGLVDVLRNGDGEAVYRRCAVTAHHHHLLCRNCGKAVEVEAPAVETWAVRTAAEHGFTEVDHTVEIFGLCPDCTALKAAGKL; from the coding sequence ATGCCGATCGGCGTCAAGGCTGATTCCGCCGCCCCATCCCCGGCAGGAGGCGGCAGGGAACAGCGCGTTACCAAGCAGCGCAAGGCCGTCAGTGCGGCCCTGGACCACCTGGACGACTTCGTCAGCACGCAGGAGCTGTACCGCATCCTGCAGAACCAGGGCGTGTCCGTGTCATTGGCCACTGCCTACCGGATCCTGCAGTCACTCGCCGATGAGGGACTGGTGGATGTGCTGCGCAATGGCGACGGCGAGGCCGTGTACCGGCGCTGTGCGGTGACCGCGCATCACCACCACCTGCTGTGCAGGAACTGCGGAAAGGCGGTGGAGGTGGAGGCACCCGCCGTCGAAACGTGGGCGGTGCGCACGGCCGCCGAGCATGGGTTCACCGAGGTGGACCATACCGTGGAGATTTTCGGCCTGTGCCCTGACTGCACCGCCCTTAAGGCTGCCGGGAAGCTGTAA
- a CDS encoding metal ABC transporter permease produces the protein MDADSILGAIFNFDNYGELLVLVQNSIWAGAILGLLGGLVGTFVMKRDLAFAVHGISELSFAGAAFALLVGADVVFGSLIGSVAAALLLGLMGVRARDKNSTIGVIMPFGLGLGILFLSLYQGRAANKFGLLTGQIVSVDTVQLQALAGTAVVVMLVLVSIWRPLTFASVDPELAEARGVPVRTLALVFMVLLGVSVALSIQVVGALLVLALLITPAAAALRVTSSPVAAVVLSVVFAVTATVGGILLALGGRIPISPYVTTLSFLIYVACRAISSVRAARGINGRVLTASRQP, from the coding sequence ATGGACGCCGACAGCATCCTCGGTGCCATCTTCAACTTCGACAACTACGGCGAACTGCTGGTCCTGGTCCAGAACTCAATCTGGGCGGGCGCCATCCTGGGGCTCCTTGGCGGCCTGGTGGGCACGTTCGTCATGAAGCGGGACCTCGCTTTCGCGGTCCACGGCATCTCCGAACTTTCCTTCGCCGGCGCCGCCTTCGCCCTGCTGGTCGGTGCGGACGTGGTTTTTGGCTCGCTCATAGGATCGGTGGCGGCAGCGCTGCTGCTGGGCCTGATGGGTGTCCGGGCCAGGGACAAGAACTCAACCATCGGCGTGATCATGCCGTTCGGCCTGGGACTCGGAATCCTGTTCCTGTCCCTGTACCAGGGCCGGGCCGCAAACAAGTTCGGGCTCCTCACCGGGCAAATCGTTTCCGTGGACACCGTCCAGCTCCAGGCCCTCGCCGGGACCGCTGTCGTGGTGATGCTGGTGCTGGTGTCCATCTGGCGGCCGCTCACCTTCGCCAGCGTGGATCCCGAACTCGCCGAGGCGCGGGGAGTCCCGGTCCGCACGCTGGCCCTCGTCTTCATGGTCCTCCTGGGCGTCAGTGTGGCCTTGTCCATCCAGGTGGTCGGCGCCCTGCTGGTGCTTGCGCTGCTGATTACGCCGGCGGCCGCGGCCCTGCGGGTCACGTCGTCGCCGGTTGCGGCGGTGGTCCTGAGCGTCGTTTTTGCTGTCACCGCAACGGTGGGCGGAATCCTGCTGGCACTGGGCGGACGGATCCCCATCAGCCCCTACGTCACCACGTTGTCGTTCCTGATCTACGTGGCCTGCCGCGCCATCAGCTCCGTGCGCGCCGCGCGCGGCATCAACGGGCGGGTCCTTACAGCTTCCCGGCAGCCTTAA
- a CDS encoding metal ABC transporter ATP-binding protein has product MKSVVSLSGACLRFGQRTLWEDLDLDIRPGEFFAVLGPNGSGKTSFLKVLLGLQKLHSGQALLGGRPVERGSNLIGYIPQQKSFPQDTPLRARDLVALGVDGHRWGIRLSAGKTNRRVDQLLELVGASDYAKVPVGQLSGGEQQRLRVAQALATDPQVLLCDEPLLSLDLHHQQAVSALINKQSREHNSAVVFVTHEINPIIDYVDRVLYLAGGRFRVGTPEEVMTTEVLSDLYGTQVEVIHANGRIVVVGLPDATTHHHAEADALAGEAA; this is encoded by the coding sequence GTGAAATCCGTCGTCAGCCTCAGCGGGGCGTGCCTCAGGTTCGGTCAGCGCACGCTTTGGGAGGATCTGGACCTGGACATCAGGCCCGGGGAGTTCTTCGCCGTGCTGGGTCCCAACGGCAGCGGCAAAACCAGTTTCCTGAAGGTCCTCCTGGGCCTGCAGAAGCTGCACTCCGGACAAGCGTTACTGGGCGGGCGGCCCGTGGAACGCGGCAGCAACCTGATCGGCTACATTCCACAACAGAAGTCGTTTCCGCAGGACACGCCCCTGCGTGCCCGCGATCTGGTGGCCCTGGGAGTCGACGGGCACCGGTGGGGCATCCGGTTGTCGGCCGGCAAGACAAACCGCAGGGTGGACCAGCTCCTGGAACTGGTGGGCGCCTCCGACTACGCCAAGGTCCCCGTTGGCCAGCTCTCCGGCGGGGAGCAACAGCGGCTCCGCGTGGCGCAGGCACTGGCAACTGATCCGCAGGTCCTGCTCTGCGATGAGCCGCTGTTGTCCCTTGACCTGCACCACCAGCAGGCAGTCAGCGCCCTGATCAACAAACAAAGCCGCGAACACAACAGCGCCGTTGTCTTCGTTACCCACGAAATCAACCCCATCATCGACTACGTGGACCGGGTCCTGTACCTGGCAGGGGGACGGTTCCGGGTGGGGACGCCGGAAGAGGTCATGACCACGGAAGTGCTCTCCGACCTCTACGGCACCCAGGTGGAGGTGATCCACGCCAACGGCCGGATCGTCGTCGTTGGCCTGCCCGATGCCACCACCCACCACCACGCCGAGGCTGACGCCCTGGCAGGGGAGGCAGCGTAA
- a CDS encoding zinc ABC transporter substrate-binding protein, whose translation MRRTAAASSFLAALTGLGLLLSACSPQQSGTPASTQGINVVASTNVYGDIARSIGGDKVSVTAIINNAGQDPHSYEATAQDRLTVSKAQLVIENGGGYDDFLHTLVESSKLDGGSVLTAVEVSGLAHPEEEASASTGPAAEGPGGHDHGNFNEHVWYSLPAMERMADSVAEKLGTLDPGSAATFTANAGAFKASLSDLHGKLEARKGAAAGGQVAVTEPVPLYLLEDAGLKNATPEAYTAAIEEGTDVPPAAMKEATDLVASGTVRLLAYNAQTEGPQTEALKKAAEAAGVPVVDFTETLPEGKTYVQWMTDNVNNVSKILESNR comes from the coding sequence GTGCGCCGTACCGCCGCTGCCAGCTCTTTCCTTGCCGCCCTGACGGGCCTTGGCCTTCTGCTCAGTGCGTGCAGCCCGCAGCAGTCCGGGACGCCCGCTTCCACGCAGGGGATCAACGTCGTGGCCTCGACGAATGTGTACGGCGACATTGCCAGGAGCATCGGTGGGGATAAGGTCAGCGTGACCGCGATCATCAACAACGCCGGCCAGGATCCGCATTCCTATGAAGCGACCGCCCAGGACCGCCTCACTGTTTCGAAGGCGCAGCTGGTCATCGAAAACGGCGGCGGCTACGACGACTTCCTTCATACCCTGGTGGAGAGCAGCAAGCTCGACGGCGGTTCGGTGCTGACCGCCGTCGAAGTCTCCGGCCTTGCCCACCCGGAGGAGGAGGCTTCCGCCTCGACCGGGCCGGCCGCCGAAGGCCCTGGCGGGCACGATCACGGCAACTTCAACGAACACGTCTGGTACAGCCTGCCGGCCATGGAGCGGATGGCCGACAGCGTTGCGGAGAAGCTCGGCACGCTGGATCCCGGTTCTGCCGCCACGTTCACAGCCAACGCAGGCGCCTTCAAGGCCTCCCTCTCAGACCTGCACGGCAAGCTGGAGGCCCGGAAAGGCGCGGCGGCCGGAGGACAGGTTGCGGTCACCGAACCCGTTCCCCTCTACCTGCTCGAAGATGCGGGCCTGAAGAACGCCACACCTGAGGCCTACACTGCCGCGATCGAGGAGGGCACTGACGTCCCGCCCGCCGCCATGAAGGAGGCCACAGACCTGGTGGCGTCCGGGACAGTGCGGCTGCTGGCCTACAACGCGCAGACCGAGGGCCCGCAGACGGAAGCGCTGAAGAAGGCTGCTGAAGCCGCAGGGGTTCCGGTGGTGGACTTCACCGAAACCCTGCCTGAGGGAAAGACCTACGTGCAGTGGATGACGGACAATGTGAACAACGTCAGCAAAATTCTGGAGTCAAACAGGTGA
- a CDS encoding hemolysin family protein, with amino-acid sequence MSDWAGILWLGLLLLGNAFFVAAEFAIMSARRSQIEPLADTGSKRAQTTLRAMENVSLMLACAQLGITVCSLLILLVAEPAIHHLLAVPIETVGLPAEAADVAAFAVALMLVTFLHVTFGEMVPKNISVSVADKAALLLAPPLLFISRLVHPVISVLNWSANYILKLMRIEPKDEVTSSFTLEEVQSIVQESTRHGLVDDDAGLITGALEFSEHTAEDIMVPLGKLVMLGASTTPVEFEKAVSRTGFSRFPMLDDDDMLYGYLHVKDVLSIPESAYELPIAESRIRSLANLALGDEIEKAMSVMQRTGSHLARVIGPDGKTRGVLFLEDVIEQLVGEIRDATQATGIRRLGQPNGN; translated from the coding sequence ATGAGCGACTGGGCGGGCATCCTCTGGCTGGGCTTGCTCCTGCTGGGCAATGCCTTTTTCGTGGCGGCTGAGTTCGCCATCATGTCAGCGCGCCGCAGCCAGATTGAGCCTTTGGCCGACACCGGATCCAAGCGCGCCCAGACAACCCTGCGCGCCATGGAGAACGTGTCCTTGATGCTGGCCTGCGCGCAGCTTGGCATCACCGTCTGCTCCCTGCTGATCCTGCTGGTGGCCGAGCCGGCAATCCACCACCTGCTTGCCGTCCCCATCGAGACGGTGGGCCTGCCGGCGGAAGCTGCGGACGTCGCGGCCTTCGCCGTGGCCCTGATGCTGGTGACCTTCCTCCACGTCACATTCGGCGAGATGGTGCCCAAGAACATCTCGGTGTCCGTGGCGGACAAGGCCGCGCTGCTCCTGGCCCCGCCGCTGCTGTTCATCTCGCGGCTGGTCCATCCGGTGATTTCAGTCCTCAACTGGTCCGCCAACTACATCCTTAAGCTGATGCGGATCGAGCCCAAGGATGAGGTGACGTCCTCCTTCACGCTGGAGGAGGTGCAGTCGATCGTCCAGGAGTCCACCCGCCACGGCCTGGTGGACGACGACGCCGGGCTCATTACCGGTGCCCTGGAGTTCTCGGAGCACACGGCGGAGGACATCATGGTGCCGCTCGGGAAGCTGGTCATGCTGGGGGCTTCCACCACTCCGGTGGAGTTTGAAAAGGCCGTCAGCCGTACGGGATTCTCCCGGTTTCCCATGCTTGATGACGACGACATGCTCTACGGCTACCTCCACGTGAAGGATGTGCTGTCCATTCCGGAGTCCGCCTACGAACTGCCGATTGCCGAGAGCCGCATCCGCTCGCTGGCCAACCTGGCGCTGGGGGACGAGATCGAAAAAGCCATGTCCGTCATGCAGCGCACGGGATCCCACCTTGCACGCGTGATCGGCCCGGACGGCAAGACGCGGGGTGTGCTCTTCCTTGAGGACGTCATCGAACAGCTCGTCGGTGAAATCCGGGACGCGACGCAGGCCACCGGAATCCGCCGGTTGGGCCAGCCGAACGGAAATTGA
- a CDS encoding hemolysin family protein: MEWLLLAAGLLLIAGTGFFVAVEFSLIALDQSTVQRAIDDGDSGAVPLLTCLKSLSTQLSSCQLGITLTTLLTGYVMEPSVGHLLEAPLAAVGLPAVAVQSISLILAMVLATLLSMLLGELVPKNMAIALSFPVGRALARPQLIFTAIFKPAILVLNGFSNKVLNVFGLEAKEEISGARTPAELASLVRRSAAMGTLDAGTANFIARTLNFSTRTAADVMTPRIRLETIDADQPVSDVVEAARRTGYSRFPVIGESADDIRGLVHVKKAVAVPWDRRRNLEAGAIMTEVLRVPETIHLDALLAELREGNLQLAVVLDEYGGTAGIATLEDLVEEIVGEVADEHDKVRPGLLQSASGDWYFPGLLRPDELSEQIPGLSVPDEAAYETVGGYVMSKLGRIAVVGDSVPVGGGTLSVTRMDGRRIDRICFHPADQPAAQDPNDRSKP, encoded by the coding sequence ATGGAGTGGCTCCTCCTGGCAGCAGGCCTGCTGCTGATCGCCGGCACCGGATTCTTTGTGGCCGTCGAGTTTTCCCTCATCGCTTTGGACCAATCCACCGTCCAGCGTGCCATTGACGACGGGGACAGCGGCGCTGTGCCGTTGCTCACCTGCCTCAAATCGCTGTCAACACAGCTGTCCAGCTGCCAACTCGGCATCACCCTGACCACGCTGCTCACCGGCTACGTCATGGAACCCTCGGTTGGCCACCTCCTCGAGGCGCCGCTGGCCGCCGTCGGACTTCCCGCCGTGGCCGTGCAGTCCATCTCCCTCATCCTCGCCATGGTGCTGGCTACGCTGCTGTCCATGCTCCTGGGTGAGCTGGTGCCCAAGAACATGGCGATCGCGCTGTCGTTCCCCGTGGGCCGGGCGCTGGCCCGGCCGCAGCTGATCTTCACGGCGATCTTCAAACCGGCCATCCTTGTCCTGAACGGCTTTTCCAACAAGGTCCTGAACGTTTTCGGGCTGGAAGCCAAGGAAGAAATTTCCGGCGCGCGGACTCCGGCGGAGCTTGCCTCGCTGGTCCGCAGGTCGGCTGCGATGGGAACGCTCGACGCCGGGACTGCCAACTTCATCGCCCGCACCCTGAATTTCTCAACGCGGACGGCCGCGGACGTCATGACGCCGCGCATCCGGCTCGAGACAATCGACGCCGACCAGCCGGTTTCCGACGTGGTGGAGGCGGCACGCAGGACCGGGTACTCCCGGTTCCCGGTTATTGGCGAGTCCGCCGACGACATCCGCGGACTGGTGCACGTCAAGAAGGCCGTCGCCGTTCCGTGGGACCGGCGCCGCAACCTTGAAGCGGGCGCCATCATGACCGAGGTACTGCGGGTGCCCGAGACCATCCACCTTGATGCACTCCTGGCCGAGCTCCGCGAGGGAAACCTCCAGCTGGCCGTCGTGCTTGATGAATACGGGGGTACGGCAGGCATCGCCACCCTTGAGGACCTGGTGGAGGAAATCGTGGGCGAGGTGGCGGACGAGCACGACAAGGTCCGTCCGGGGCTACTGCAAAGCGCCTCCGGCGACTGGTACTTTCCCGGGCTCCTCCGTCCGGACGAGTTGTCCGAACAGATCCCGGGGCTGAGTGTTCCGGACGAAGCGGCCTACGAGACCGTGGGCGGCTACGTCATGAGCAAACTCGGCCGGATCGCCGTGGTGGGGGACTCCGTCCCGGTGGGCGGCGGAACGCTCAGCGTTACCAGGATGGACGGCCGGAGAATCGACCGCATCTGCTTCCATCCGGCGGATCAACCGGCTGCACAGGACCCCAATGACAGGAGCAAGCCATGA